The Streptobacillus ratti DNA segment GGATTTTTAAAATTTCTTCCATTTTCACTGACTCTATTAGCTTTAAAATCATCATATTCTTGAAAATAATTTTTATAAATATAGCCTTCTAATTCCTTATCTCTAAATTCTGATAAATTAATTTTATTATTTTCCGATATTTTATTAATGATAGATTTTTCAGGTTTAATATTTATATTTTCATCTATTTCATTTACTAAATTAGTTTTACCATTTTTATTTTTAGCAATAATTTCTGTAGATTTAATATTTATATTTTTATCTATTTCATTTACTAAATTAGTTTTACTATTTTCAACTTTCTTTTTAGCAATAGTTTCTTTAGATTTAACATTTATATTTTCATCTATTTCACTTACTAAATTAAACTTGCTATTTTTATCTTTCTTATTACTAATAGTTACTTCAGGTTTAATATTTATTTCTTTATCTGTATTATCTAATGTATTGTTATTAATAAAAGTAGGCTTAGGTTTACTAAAATGTAATTTAATAAACTCATTAATATATTGTGTAGATTCAAGTGATATAAGATTTATTCCTTGAATTATAGAGCTTTTTTCTTCTAATTTATCTAGTGCTGTCTTTTTAAATTCATATGACTGTGTTCTTTCTTTAGTCGCTTCTATATATGCTAATTCATTATATCCTAATGAACTTTCTTTAAGTCCTAATATAATATTAGAAATCCCTCTATATGTATCATTTGCACCAAATAATAAATTAGAAGAACCATGAGCAATTAAAGTTCCACTATAACTTATTCCAAATCCTGATGGTATCATATAAGCACCAGCAGTTAATGAAGTTGCTCCTCCAGCTATTCTACTTGTGCCTTGAATTGTATCTAGCAAACCATAAAGTATTTGTTGATTTTTATTACTATTAACAAACTTAGCGTCTTCTAAAGTAGCTCCTAATCCTCTACCCACTTGTAGCCCTTGTCCACTATATATTTTTGAATAAAGGTCTATGGCAGGTATTTTAGAATTAATAGATTTAAATGTTACTGTATCTCCACTATTATATTTCATTTGTAAATAATTTAAATATCTATTCTTATATTCAGATTTTAATATTTCATTAAAATATTTTTTTTCTTCTGAATTCATTGTAGTTTTAAATTCTAAGAGATTTTTAGGGGCGTCCATTTCAGAATCTTTTTTATACTTTAATTGACCATACATTACTGATGTTGGGTCATACATTTCATAGTTTTTCTTGTTCCTGTTAAATTTTTTCAATACTATATTTTTTAATTTATTTCTATTCTCTAAAGTATCTGAAACAGTACCTATATTTTCTAAAGTATTTACACTGCTTATTGAATCACTAATAACTTTATCAACTTTTGGTATATTAGAATCTACTTCTAATTTCTTTTTATCTTTATCTCCTTTTGTTATATAACTTGAATAAATTTCTCCAAAAGTTGCACCTAATAATTTATTATCTACATTTTTACCTTGTTTATTTATTATTACTTCTCTTATTAATAATTTTTTAAACTCTAATTCACTTAAGTCTTTTAATAAATGTAGATTTTTATCATCTCCTACAAATCCTGTTATAGAGCCATTTAATTTATCTTTAACCTCTTTTTCTCTATCTTTTACTACATCAGATTCTTTTTCAAGTTCTGATACTATTAACCCTAGACCTAATTTTTCTGATAAAGCTATTCTTTCTTCTTTAGTTTTTGCTGATAATTCATTTAATAAAGAAACTTCTTTAGAATATTTAGCTTCTATATGTTTATCCTTTATTTCTAAATATCCTCTATTTTCTCTTTCAGATATATCTATTAATTCATCAGTTTTAGTTCCTATTAAACTTAATTTATCTTTTATTGCTTTACCCGTAGATTTCAATTCTTCTTTTGCAACATTAATTTTATCTTTAAATGCTTCTGGATTTTTAAGAGCATTTATTACATTAGAATTTAAATCTAAACCATAGTCCCCTATTCTACCTTTTACACCTGATGTACCAGCTTTTAATGAAAAATCTACATTATATTTATTAGCTTTTTCTTCCTTTAAAGTTAAATTGTCTACTTTTAAATTAGACAAGTCTAAATTATTCTTATATACATTTTCATCTCTTTTAGCTACTAAATCTACTTCTGCATTACCACCTGTAGGTACACCAGTTGGCGATATAGAGATATCAAACCCTACTCCTACTTTATTTACAGTTTTTTCATCTTTTACTTCTTCTATATTTAAATTAGATATATTTCCTTTTATAGAAGAATTTTTACTTATAACCCCTTTTAAAGAGGCATTTTTTACATTAATATATTCTTCATTTGAATTTATTAATTCATTTAATGAATTTATTTTATCTTTTTTTACTTCATAACTACCTTTAGCACCTATATCAATATTACCTAATGAAATTTTAGCTTTTTCTGTATCGACTTTAGCACTTACTCCAATTTTTACAGAAGCATCAATTGTTTCTTTTTTGTTCTCTGCTACAAGTACATCTTTTTTTACATTTTCAACATTGTTATATACTACATTACTATCTTGTATTACTGTAGATGTATAGTTTACTTCTTTATTATTATTGAAAACTAATTTTTTACCTGATAATGTATTTCCTTTAACTTCTTCTTTATGAGATAATATTGTCTTGTTTGATAAATTTAAACTTAAATCAGTTCCGACATTTAGATATCCACTTATATTACTTTTTACTTCTCCAGTTTCAAAATCTTTTGTAGTTGCAACTCTATTATCTACAGTTAAATTACCAGCTAAATTATTTACTGCTCCTACATATCCATTAGCTCCATTAGAAATAGCTTTATCTAAGCGACCCTCTAATACATTTCCTACAGCTTTACCCATAGTTAATATATCTCTTGCTACAGGCGAACCAACATTTAAATTTGTCCCTAAATTTATCCCTGTTATATTTTCTTGGCTATCTATCGTATCTTTTATGGCTCTAAAGTTAGCTTTATTTGAATTTATTTCTAATTCATCATATTTTAAGTTTACATTAGTTACATCAAATTCATTATTTACAACTGCTTTACCTTTTAATAATAAATTAGTATTATCATGTGTTTTTGAATCACTGATTATATTCTTATTTTGTATTTTTAAACCTAAACCAGCATTTGAATCAACAGCACCTACACTACCACTAATATCTAATTTACCATAATATTTATTTTCTCTGACTTTATTATTTAATTCTTGTGTTTTTACATTAAGATTTTTAATAGTAGCATTATTTAATTCTACATTAGAACTTAATATATCCAAATTTTCTATGTCAGCTTTTTCTTTTACTAAGATATTTGATTTAATATTCTTATTATATGAATTATCTTTTTTAATTATCTTATGATAGAATAAAGAAATATTTCCATCTACTTTTAAATTATCTTTATCTAAATTTCCATTAACACCATCTACTAGATTAAAAGTTTCAACTTTTTGTTTTATTTTACTATTTATTACTCTTGATTGTATATTTAATTTATTTACTTTTAATTTATCTGCTTCAATATTTGAACCATCTACATTTAAAGTATCTGCCTTAATATCTTTTACTAATATATTTGAACTAGAGTTTTCTTCATACCCTATATTTGTATCTTCTTTGTATAAAATATTATTACTTTTTTTAATGTACTCATTATTAAGTATTTCTGATTTAACAGTTAAATTCTCAGCATTTAATGTATCAGATTTAATATCAGAACCCTTAATAACCGCATCAGTTTTATTTAAATTAATATTTTTAGAATTGATTGTTGTCTTATTATTTTTTTCATTTCTATATATTTCATTCTCTTTATTTGAAGCTGTTCTTAATTCATTAGTATCTTTAGTCTTTTCTCCTGTAATCAATAGCTTTTGACTATCTATATCAACATTATTTTCTACATCTATATTTGCTGATGAAATAATAACATCTTTTGATTTAATATTTAAATTTTTAGAATTAATCATTGTATTATCTACATTTTCGTTATTTGATAATACACTTGCATGATTATCTGTTAAAAGAGA contains these protein-coding regions:
- a CDS encoding filamentous hemagglutinin N-terminal domain-containing protein; translated protein: MKKFIGIVLMVSLFSFANIKVDGTTNVYVEKSNNGVDVINISTPSPKGVSYSTFTDFNVSEKGAVINNAKNIARSRIAGLVNGNKNIKEERAKLALLNVTGINESKLSGILEALSKDKLDVILSNPNGITLDGASFLNIHKMSLVGASPILENGELKEYGIPSGDIKTLKELNTRENVEKLEIIANKFKAESDIDAKELLVKTYAGEDGTLLSAEIIGSVHGDVIKIVATKSGIGVKSINSKDLTLESKVQANIDSIKTENLNVKVEEDFNNKDKIVANNTITIEARNIKNDGNILLSDNIELRAKEKVTNINGGIIHADNNLKIKSKNLDNVGRVNSYGNFKVRYKDKNNKIIDNIDAWKKTLKETYVSYNAGILSRTNEAKNNALSSFYDEVVKIDKTEFDWRVLKEHEIILKNKGREGKKGIFFDLSDSEILQKDKIEEIKKLNKDAMYSQNSDNYLEESEKNILLKGYVENSDANTSFSVLSGNNVYIDTDDTVNNKDGHIIANKDNKIKANTYNNSSSISDEKVTVKDGYEKMIFDGSFKCPGGLVYCNILHNATYIRDLGNDREVNVKALPSHIKGENINISADNVNFKAYSEDESKKTLREEDERYVNNKEKIEINGKVLEYSIEDNPKYVKLSNFLNNPYFLNNIKYNSNNRYLIKEFAIQDKRNEEIEEEKPRKSNISINAKNLNIKDQKLLFDNIRLSSNNLVIEGANLKALEDLDIKSDNVLVKSIVEDNRTYLVSDKKEFLNEYESLKKSSLKGNNVKIDAKNTVFSGELSAKQDINISSDKLEIKGEKTTNKSLLTDNHASVLSNNENVDNTMINSKNLNIKSKDVIISSANIDVENNVDIDSQKLLITGEKTKDTNELRTASNKENEIYRNEKNNKTTINSKNINLNKTDAVIKGSDIKSDTLNAENLTVKSEILNNEYIKKSNNILYKEDTNIGYEENSSSNILVKDIKADTLNVDGSNIEADKLKVNKLNIQSRVINSKIKQKVETFNLVDGVNGNLDKDNLKVDGNISLFYHKIIKKDNSYNKNIKSNILVKEKADIENLDILSSNVELNNATIKNLNVKTQELNNKVRENKYYGKLDISGSVGAVDSNAGLGLKIQNKNIISDSKTHDNTNLLLKGKAVVNNEFDVTNVNLKYDELEINSNKANFRAIKDTIDSQENITGINLGTNLNVGSPVARDILTMGKAVGNVLEGRLDKAISNGANGYVGAVNNLAGNLTVDNRVATTKDFETGEVKSNISGYLNVGTDLSLNLSNKTILSHKEEVKGNTLSGKKLVFNNNKEVNYTSTVIQDSNVVYNNVENVKKDVLVAENKKETIDASVKIGVSAKVDTEKAKISLGNIDIGAKGSYEVKKDKINSLNELINSNEEYINVKNASLKGVISKNSSIKGNISNLNIEEVKDEKTVNKVGVGFDISISPTGVPTGGNAEVDLVAKRDENVYKNNLDLSNLKVDNLTLKEEKANKYNVDFSLKAGTSGVKGRIGDYGLDLNSNVINALKNPEAFKDKINVAKEELKSTGKAIKDKLSLIGTKTDELIDISERENRGYLEIKDKHIEAKYSKEVSLLNELSAKTKEERIALSEKLGLGLIVSELEKESDVVKDREKEVKDKLNGSITGFVGDDKNLHLLKDLSELEFKKLLIREVIINKQGKNVDNKLLGATFGEIYSSYITKGDKDKKKLEVDSNIPKVDKVISDSISSVNTLENIGTVSDTLENRNKLKNIVLKKFNRNKKNYEMYDPTSVMYGQLKYKKDSEMDAPKNLLEFKTTMNSEEKKYFNEILKSEYKNRYLNYLQMKYNSGDTVTFKSINSKIPAIDLYSKIYSGQGLQVGRGLGATLEDAKFVNSNKNQQILYGLLDTIQGTSRIAGGATSLTAGAYMIPSGFGISYSGTLIAHGSSNLLFGANDTYRGISNIILGLKESSLGYNELAYIEATKERTQSYEFKKTALDKLEEKSSIIQGINLISLESTQYINEFIKLHFSKPKPTFINNNTLDNTDKEINIKPEVTISNKKDKNSKFNLVSEIDENINVKSKETIAKKKVENSKTNLVNEIDKNINIKSTEIIAKNKNGKTNLVNEIDENINIKPEKSIINKISENNKINLSEFRDKELEGYIYKNYFQEYDDFKANRVSENGRNFKNPGYKAGVFPGSVVDSVTGYLYDLSTFKGDVTADHIFPLSEIKKLDEYKLLSATDKKKVERYSKNIMYITASQNSSKNNKTVVKANDEKIYPGFTTFKGKPINKDAKNLIDNLQKKAKKDIKDYINELKNNSLTNNKK